The Dromaius novaehollandiae isolate bDroNov1 chromosome 5, bDroNov1.hap1, whole genome shotgun sequence genome window below encodes:
- the ANO5 gene encoding anoctamin-5 isoform X8 has protein sequence MSRLGRKADETLIEMALTSDGEECNGPLCETVSTTGSEIPSSSEERRKEFENNLQKAGLELETEDKKESEDGKIYFVKIHAPWEVLITYAEVLNIKVPIKENDIPSTVENPLDCMLTPFRLPEKVMHPEPDYFTAPFSKEKQELYLINDESTFFSPSMRNRIVYYILTRCPYGTEEGKKKFGIKRLLNNGTYSAAYPLHDCQYWKKANDPNCDSERYTLYMEWARFLRFYKEQPLDLIRKYYGEKIGIYFAWLGFYTEMLFLAAVVGLICFLYGLFTMDENMSSKEICDPAIGGEIIMCPLCDRECDYWKLNTTCASSEYSHLFDNVATLFFAIFMGIWVTLFLEFWKRRQARLKYEWDLVDFEEEQQQLQLRPEYEAKCTQKKKNPVTQEMEPYLPLTSQAVRFCISGTTVLFWVSLIIASMIAVIVYRLAVYAAFASLMENTQTLEPISGLLTPQLATSVTASCLNFVIIMILNFLYERIAIWITDMEIPRTHLEYENRLTMKMFLFQFVNYYSSCFYVAFFKGKFVGYPGAYTYMFNRWRNEECDPAGCLIELTTQLTIVMAGKQIWGNIQEAIVPWICNWWGRRKARSNPENLYSRWEQDHDLQIFGALGLFYEYLEMVIQFGFITLFVASFPLAPLLALMNNILEIRVDSWKLTTQYRRPVAAKAHSIGVWQEILNGMAILSVVTNAFIVAFTSDMIPRLVYYYAYSANEDSPMSGYINNSLSVFQISDFPDRNKPKVNPDNFVICRYRDYRYPPDHERKYLHTMQFWHILAAKMAFIIIMEHVVFIVKFFVAWMIPDVPADVKAKIKREKYLTQKILHEYELEKLKEKLCRGDTQATEKEFIATEGKVELSRAM, from the exons GAGAAGAATGCAATGGACCTCTATGTGAAACTGTTTCAACAACAGGATCTGAAATCCCAAGCAGCTCTGAG gaaagaagaaaagaatttgagAACAATCTGCAAAAGGCTGGTTTGGAACTAGAAACAGAAGACAagaag GAGTCTGAAGATGGCAAAATTTATTTTGTGAAGATCCATGCCCCGTGGGAGGTTCTGATCACGTATGCAGAAGTGCTGAACATTAAAGTTCCCATCAAGGAAAATGATATTCCTTCGACGGTGGAGAACCCCTTGGATTGTATGCTTACGCCATTCAGGCTTCCTGAGAAGGTGATGCACCCTGAACCAGATTATTTCACTGCACCGTTCAGCAAGGAGAAGCAGGAGTTGTACCTCATTAATGATGAGAGCACTTTCTTCTCACCGTCCATGAGAAACAGAATA GTTTATTATATTTTAACACGTTGCCCATATGGaacagaagaagggaagaaaaagtttGGGATTAAAAGACTGCTAAATAATGGCACCTATTCAGCTGCATATCCTCTTCATGAT TGCCAgtactggaaaaaggcaaatgatCCGAACTGTGACAGTGAGAGATACACGCTGTACATGGAGTGGGCCCGTTTCTTACGATTCTACAAAGAACAGCCTTTGGATCTCATCAG GAAGTACTATGGCGAGAAGATTGGAATCTATTTTGCCTGGCTAGGATTTTACACTGAGATGTTATTCCTTGCAGCAGTTGTTGGGTTAATCTGTTTTCTCTACGGCTTGTTTACAATGGATGAAAATATGAGCAG caAAGAAATCTGTGACCCTGCAATTGGAGGAGAGATCATCATGTGCCCTCTATGTGACCGAGAGTGTGACTACTGGAAACTAAACACCACCTGTGCATCTTCAGAG TATTCCCATTTGTTTGATAACGTGGCAactcttttttttgccattttcatgGGCATATGGG TTACTCTTTTCTTGGAGTTCTGGAAGAGACGGCAAGCTAGACTGAAATATGAGTGGGACTTGGTTGATTTTgaagaagaacagcagcagctccagctgaggCCTGAGTATGAAGCCAAATGTACCCAAAAGAAGAAGAACCCTGTAACTCAG GAGATGGAGCCTTATTTGCCTCTAACTAGCCAGGCTGTTCGGTTCTGCATCTCAGGAACTACAGTGTTGTTCTGG GTATCTCTGATTATAGCTAGCATGATAGCTGTGATTGTGTATCGTCTTGCAGTGTATGCTGCCTTTGCCAGCCTCATGGAGAATACTCAGACTTTAGAACCCATCAGTGGATTACTGACACCTCAGCTGGCAACTTCAGTCACAGCCTCATGCCTGAATTTTGTCATCATCATGATACTTAATTTCTTGTATGAGAGAATAGCTATCTGGATTACTGATATGG AGATTCCCAGAACTCATCTGGAGTACGAGAACAGGCTCActatgaaaatgtttctgttccAGTTTGTCAACTACTATTCATCCTGCTTCTACGTGGCCTTCTTCAAGGGGAAGTTTGTTGGTTATCCAGGTGCATACACATACATGTTTAATCGCTGGCGAAATGAAGAG TGTGATCCTGCAGGCTGCTTGATAGAATTGACGACACAGCTCACCATAGTCATGGCTGGCAAACAGATCTGGGGAAATATCCAAGAGGCCATTGTACC CTGGATTTGCAACTGGTGGGGACGCCGGAAAGCAAGAAGTAATCCAGAAAATTTATACAGTCGCTGGGAGCAGGACCATGATCTGCAAATATTTGGAGCCTTGGGCCTATTCTATGAATATCTAGAAATGG tAATTCAGTTTGGATTTATTACTCTCTTTGTGGCCTCCTTTCCTCTGGCTCCCCTTCTTGCTCTGATGAATAATATTTTGGAGATCCGAGTAGACTCCTGGAAGTTGACCACTCAGTACAGGAGACCTGTTGCTGCCAAAGCACACAGCATAGGAGTTTGGCAAGAAATCCTGAACGGAATGGCCATCTTGTCTGTTGTCACTAAC gcttttattGTTGCATTCACATCAGATATGATTCCTCGTTTAGTTTACTACTATGCATATTCTGCAAACGAAGACTCACCTATGTCTGGATACATAAACAATAGTTTGTCAGTGTTTCAAATCTCAGATTTTCCTGACAGAAACAAGCCGAAAGTGAATCCAGATAATTTTGTCATATGCAG GTACAGAGACTATCGATATCCTCCAGATCATGAGAGGAAATATTTACACACTATGCAGTTCTGGCACATTCTTGCTGCAAAAATGGCCTTTATAATTATTATGGAG CATGTTGTATTCATCGTCAAATTCTTTGTAGCATGGATGATTCCTGATGTCCCTGCAGACGTGAAAGCCAAAATAAAACGTGAAAAGTACTTAACACAGAAAATCCTACATGAGTATGAACTTGAAAAACTGAAGGAGAAGCTGTGTCGAGGTGATACACAAGCCACGGAAAAGGAGTTCATTGCCACAGAAGGGAAAGTGGAGTTATCCAGAGCAATGTAG
- the ANO5 gene encoding anoctamin-5 isoform X5 has translation MSRLGRKADETLIEMALTSDGEECNGPLCETVSTTGSEIPSSSEQSGRRYNLFLKRRLRIDKRHESKDSIFFRDGIRRIDFVLSYVDDLNKEWEKKLERRKEFENNLQKAGLELETEDKKESEDGKIYFVKIHAPWEVLITYAEVLNIKVPIKENDIPSTVENPLDCMLTPFRLPEKVMHPEPDYFTAPFSKEKQELYLINDESTFFSPSMRNRIVYYILTRCPYGTEEGKKKFGIKRLLNNGTYSAAYPLHDCQYWKKANDPNCDSERYTLYMEWARFLRFYKEQPLDLIRKYYGEKIGIYFAWLGFYTEMLFLAAVVGLICFLYGLFTMDENMSSKEICDPAIGGEIIMCPLCDRECDYWKLNTTCASSEYSHLFDNVATLFFAIFMGIWVTLFLEFWKRRQARLKYEWDLVDFEEEQQQLQLRPEYEAKCTQKKKNPVTQEMEPYLPLTSQAVRFCISGTTVLFWVSLIIASMIAVIVYRLAVYAAFASLMENTQTLEPISGLLTPQLATSVTASCLNFVIIMILNFLYERIAIWITDMEIPRTHLEYENRLTMKMFLFQFVNYYSSCFYVAFFKGKFVGYPGAYTYMFNRWRNEECDPAGCLIELTTQLTIVMAGKQIWGNIQEAIVPWICNWWGRRKARSNPENLYSRWEQDHDLQIFGALGLFYEYLEMVIQFGFITLFVASFPLAPLLALMNNILEIRVDSWKLTTQYRRPVAAKAHSIGVWQEILNGMAILSVVTNAFIVAFTSDMIPRLVYYYAYSANEDSPMSGYINNSLSVFQISDFPDRNKPKVNPDNFVICRYRDYRYPPDHERKYLHTMQFWHILAAKMAFIIIMEHVVFIVKFFVAWMIPDVPADVKAKIKREKYLTQKILHEYELEKLKEKLCRGDTQATEKEFIATEGKVELSRAM, from the exons GAGAAGAATGCAATGGACCTCTATGTGAAACTGTTTCAACAACAGGATCTGAAATCCCAAGCAGCTCTGAG CAGAGTGGAAGGAGATATAATCTGTTCCTGAAGCGACGTCTCAGG ATTGACAAAAGACATGAAAGCAAAGATTCTATTTTCTTCAGGGATGGTATCCGTCGAATCGATTTTGTTCTCTCCTATGTGGACGATCTTAataaagaatgggaaaaaaagttg gaaagaagaaaagaatttgagAACAATCTGCAAAAGGCTGGTTTGGAACTAGAAACAGAAGACAagaag GAGTCTGAAGATGGCAAAATTTATTTTGTGAAGATCCATGCCCCGTGGGAGGTTCTGATCACGTATGCAGAAGTGCTGAACATTAAAGTTCCCATCAAGGAAAATGATATTCCTTCGACGGTGGAGAACCCCTTGGATTGTATGCTTACGCCATTCAGGCTTCCTGAGAAGGTGATGCACCCTGAACCAGATTATTTCACTGCACCGTTCAGCAAGGAGAAGCAGGAGTTGTACCTCATTAATGATGAGAGCACTTTCTTCTCACCGTCCATGAGAAACAGAATA GTTTATTATATTTTAACACGTTGCCCATATGGaacagaagaagggaagaaaaagtttGGGATTAAAAGACTGCTAAATAATGGCACCTATTCAGCTGCATATCCTCTTCATGAT TGCCAgtactggaaaaaggcaaatgatCCGAACTGTGACAGTGAGAGATACACGCTGTACATGGAGTGGGCCCGTTTCTTACGATTCTACAAAGAACAGCCTTTGGATCTCATCAG GAAGTACTATGGCGAGAAGATTGGAATCTATTTTGCCTGGCTAGGATTTTACACTGAGATGTTATTCCTTGCAGCAGTTGTTGGGTTAATCTGTTTTCTCTACGGCTTGTTTACAATGGATGAAAATATGAGCAG caAAGAAATCTGTGACCCTGCAATTGGAGGAGAGATCATCATGTGCCCTCTATGTGACCGAGAGTGTGACTACTGGAAACTAAACACCACCTGTGCATCTTCAGAG TATTCCCATTTGTTTGATAACGTGGCAactcttttttttgccattttcatgGGCATATGGG TTACTCTTTTCTTGGAGTTCTGGAAGAGACGGCAAGCTAGACTGAAATATGAGTGGGACTTGGTTGATTTTgaagaagaacagcagcagctccagctgaggCCTGAGTATGAAGCCAAATGTACCCAAAAGAAGAAGAACCCTGTAACTCAG GAGATGGAGCCTTATTTGCCTCTAACTAGCCAGGCTGTTCGGTTCTGCATCTCAGGAACTACAGTGTTGTTCTGG GTATCTCTGATTATAGCTAGCATGATAGCTGTGATTGTGTATCGTCTTGCAGTGTATGCTGCCTTTGCCAGCCTCATGGAGAATACTCAGACTTTAGAACCCATCAGTGGATTACTGACACCTCAGCTGGCAACTTCAGTCACAGCCTCATGCCTGAATTTTGTCATCATCATGATACTTAATTTCTTGTATGAGAGAATAGCTATCTGGATTACTGATATGG AGATTCCCAGAACTCATCTGGAGTACGAGAACAGGCTCActatgaaaatgtttctgttccAGTTTGTCAACTACTATTCATCCTGCTTCTACGTGGCCTTCTTCAAGGGGAAGTTTGTTGGTTATCCAGGTGCATACACATACATGTTTAATCGCTGGCGAAATGAAGAG TGTGATCCTGCAGGCTGCTTGATAGAATTGACGACACAGCTCACCATAGTCATGGCTGGCAAACAGATCTGGGGAAATATCCAAGAGGCCATTGTACC CTGGATTTGCAACTGGTGGGGACGCCGGAAAGCAAGAAGTAATCCAGAAAATTTATACAGTCGCTGGGAGCAGGACCATGATCTGCAAATATTTGGAGCCTTGGGCCTATTCTATGAATATCTAGAAATGG tAATTCAGTTTGGATTTATTACTCTCTTTGTGGCCTCCTTTCCTCTGGCTCCCCTTCTTGCTCTGATGAATAATATTTTGGAGATCCGAGTAGACTCCTGGAAGTTGACCACTCAGTACAGGAGACCTGTTGCTGCCAAAGCACACAGCATAGGAGTTTGGCAAGAAATCCTGAACGGAATGGCCATCTTGTCTGTTGTCACTAAC gcttttattGTTGCATTCACATCAGATATGATTCCTCGTTTAGTTTACTACTATGCATATTCTGCAAACGAAGACTCACCTATGTCTGGATACATAAACAATAGTTTGTCAGTGTTTCAAATCTCAGATTTTCCTGACAGAAACAAGCCGAAAGTGAATCCAGATAATTTTGTCATATGCAG GTACAGAGACTATCGATATCCTCCAGATCATGAGAGGAAATATTTACACACTATGCAGTTCTGGCACATTCTTGCTGCAAAAATGGCCTTTATAATTATTATGGAG CATGTTGTATTCATCGTCAAATTCTTTGTAGCATGGATGATTCCTGATGTCCCTGCAGACGTGAAAGCCAAAATAAAACGTGAAAAGTACTTAACACAGAAAATCCTACATGAGTATGAACTTGAAAAACTGAAGGAGAAGCTGTGTCGAGGTGATACACAAGCCACGGAAAAGGAGTTCATTGCCACAGAAGGGAAAGTGGAGTTATCCAGAGCAATGTAG
- the ANO5 gene encoding anoctamin-5 isoform X6 yields the protein MSRLGRKADETLIEMALTSDGEECNGPLCETVSTTGSEIPSSSEIDKRHESKDSIFFRDGIRRIDFVLSYVDDLNKEWEKKLERRKEFENNLQKAGLELETEDKKESEDGKIYFVKIHAPWEVLITYAEVLNIKVPIKENDIPSTVENPLDCMLTPFRLPEKVMHPEPDYFTAPFSKEKQELYLINDESTFFSPSMRNRIVYYILTRCPYGTEEGKKKFGIKRLLNNGTYSAAYPLHDCQYWKKANDPNCDSERYTLYMEWARFLRFYKEQPLDLIRKYYGEKIGIYFAWLGFYTEMLFLAAVVGLICFLYGLFTMDENMSSKEICDPAIGGEIIMCPLCDRECDYWKLNTTCASSEYSHLFDNVATLFFAIFMGIWVTLFLEFWKRRQARLKYEWDLVDFEEEQQQLQLRPEYEAKCTQKKKNPVTQEMEPYLPLTSQAVRFCISGTTVLFWVSLIIASMIAVIVYRLAVYAAFASLMENTQTLEPISGLLTPQLATSVTASCLNFVIIMILNFLYERIAIWITDMEIPRTHLEYENRLTMKMFLFQFVNYYSSCFYVAFFKGKFVGYPGAYTYMFNRWRNEECDPAGCLIELTTQLTIVMAGKQIWGNIQEAIVPWICNWWGRRKARSNPENLYSRWEQDHDLQIFGALGLFYEYLEMVIQFGFITLFVASFPLAPLLALMNNILEIRVDSWKLTTQYRRPVAAKAHSIGVWQEILNGMAILSVVTNAFIVAFTSDMIPRLVYYYAYSANEDSPMSGYINNSLSVFQISDFPDRNKPKVNPDNFVICRYRDYRYPPDHERKYLHTMQFWHILAAKMAFIIIMEHVVFIVKFFVAWMIPDVPADVKAKIKREKYLTQKILHEYELEKLKEKLCRGDTQATEKEFIATEGKVELSRAM from the exons GAGAAGAATGCAATGGACCTCTATGTGAAACTGTTTCAACAACAGGATCTGAAATCCCAAGCAGCTCTGAG ATTGACAAAAGACATGAAAGCAAAGATTCTATTTTCTTCAGGGATGGTATCCGTCGAATCGATTTTGTTCTCTCCTATGTGGACGATCTTAataaagaatgggaaaaaaagttg gaaagaagaaaagaatttgagAACAATCTGCAAAAGGCTGGTTTGGAACTAGAAACAGAAGACAagaag GAGTCTGAAGATGGCAAAATTTATTTTGTGAAGATCCATGCCCCGTGGGAGGTTCTGATCACGTATGCAGAAGTGCTGAACATTAAAGTTCCCATCAAGGAAAATGATATTCCTTCGACGGTGGAGAACCCCTTGGATTGTATGCTTACGCCATTCAGGCTTCCTGAGAAGGTGATGCACCCTGAACCAGATTATTTCACTGCACCGTTCAGCAAGGAGAAGCAGGAGTTGTACCTCATTAATGATGAGAGCACTTTCTTCTCACCGTCCATGAGAAACAGAATA GTTTATTATATTTTAACACGTTGCCCATATGGaacagaagaagggaagaaaaagtttGGGATTAAAAGACTGCTAAATAATGGCACCTATTCAGCTGCATATCCTCTTCATGAT TGCCAgtactggaaaaaggcaaatgatCCGAACTGTGACAGTGAGAGATACACGCTGTACATGGAGTGGGCCCGTTTCTTACGATTCTACAAAGAACAGCCTTTGGATCTCATCAG GAAGTACTATGGCGAGAAGATTGGAATCTATTTTGCCTGGCTAGGATTTTACACTGAGATGTTATTCCTTGCAGCAGTTGTTGGGTTAATCTGTTTTCTCTACGGCTTGTTTACAATGGATGAAAATATGAGCAG caAAGAAATCTGTGACCCTGCAATTGGAGGAGAGATCATCATGTGCCCTCTATGTGACCGAGAGTGTGACTACTGGAAACTAAACACCACCTGTGCATCTTCAGAG TATTCCCATTTGTTTGATAACGTGGCAactcttttttttgccattttcatgGGCATATGGG TTACTCTTTTCTTGGAGTTCTGGAAGAGACGGCAAGCTAGACTGAAATATGAGTGGGACTTGGTTGATTTTgaagaagaacagcagcagctccagctgaggCCTGAGTATGAAGCCAAATGTACCCAAAAGAAGAAGAACCCTGTAACTCAG GAGATGGAGCCTTATTTGCCTCTAACTAGCCAGGCTGTTCGGTTCTGCATCTCAGGAACTACAGTGTTGTTCTGG GTATCTCTGATTATAGCTAGCATGATAGCTGTGATTGTGTATCGTCTTGCAGTGTATGCTGCCTTTGCCAGCCTCATGGAGAATACTCAGACTTTAGAACCCATCAGTGGATTACTGACACCTCAGCTGGCAACTTCAGTCACAGCCTCATGCCTGAATTTTGTCATCATCATGATACTTAATTTCTTGTATGAGAGAATAGCTATCTGGATTACTGATATGG AGATTCCCAGAACTCATCTGGAGTACGAGAACAGGCTCActatgaaaatgtttctgttccAGTTTGTCAACTACTATTCATCCTGCTTCTACGTGGCCTTCTTCAAGGGGAAGTTTGTTGGTTATCCAGGTGCATACACATACATGTTTAATCGCTGGCGAAATGAAGAG TGTGATCCTGCAGGCTGCTTGATAGAATTGACGACACAGCTCACCATAGTCATGGCTGGCAAACAGATCTGGGGAAATATCCAAGAGGCCATTGTACC CTGGATTTGCAACTGGTGGGGACGCCGGAAAGCAAGAAGTAATCCAGAAAATTTATACAGTCGCTGGGAGCAGGACCATGATCTGCAAATATTTGGAGCCTTGGGCCTATTCTATGAATATCTAGAAATGG tAATTCAGTTTGGATTTATTACTCTCTTTGTGGCCTCCTTTCCTCTGGCTCCCCTTCTTGCTCTGATGAATAATATTTTGGAGATCCGAGTAGACTCCTGGAAGTTGACCACTCAGTACAGGAGACCTGTTGCTGCCAAAGCACACAGCATAGGAGTTTGGCAAGAAATCCTGAACGGAATGGCCATCTTGTCTGTTGTCACTAAC gcttttattGTTGCATTCACATCAGATATGATTCCTCGTTTAGTTTACTACTATGCATATTCTGCAAACGAAGACTCACCTATGTCTGGATACATAAACAATAGTTTGTCAGTGTTTCAAATCTCAGATTTTCCTGACAGAAACAAGCCGAAAGTGAATCCAGATAATTTTGTCATATGCAG GTACAGAGACTATCGATATCCTCCAGATCATGAGAGGAAATATTTACACACTATGCAGTTCTGGCACATTCTTGCTGCAAAAATGGCCTTTATAATTATTATGGAG CATGTTGTATTCATCGTCAAATTCTTTGTAGCATGGATGATTCCTGATGTCCCTGCAGACGTGAAAGCCAAAATAAAACGTGAAAAGTACTTAACACAGAAAATCCTACATGAGTATGAACTTGAAAAACTGAAGGAGAAGCTGTGTCGAGGTGATACACAAGCCACGGAAAAGGAGTTCATTGCCACAGAAGGGAAAGTGGAGTTATCCAGAGCAATGTAG
- the ANO5 gene encoding anoctamin-5 isoform X2 produces MSRLGRKADETLIEMALTSDDDIVTLTNFKPWRSEGEECNGPLCETVSTTGSEIPSSSEQSGRRYNLFLKRRLRIDKRHESKDSIFFRDGIRRIDFVLSYVDDLNKEWEKKLERRKEFENNLQKAGLELETEDKKESEDGKIYFVKIHAPWEVLITYAEVLNIKVPIKENDIPSTVENPLDCMLTPFRLPEKVMHPEPDYFTAPFSKEKQELYLINDESTFFSPSMRNRIVYYILTRCPYGTEEGKKKFGIKRLLNNGTYSAAYPLHDCQYWKKANDPNCDSERYTLYMEWARFLRFYKEQPLDLIRKYYGEKIGIYFAWLGFYTEMLFLAAVVGLICFLYGLFTMDENMSSKEICDPAIGGEIIMCPLCDRECDYWKLNTTCASSEYSHLFDNVATLFFAIFMGIWVTLFLEFWKRRQARLKYEWDLVDFEEEQQQLQLRPEYEAKCTQKKKNPVTQEMEPYLPLTSQAVRFCISGTTVLFWVSLIIASMIAVIVYRLAVYAAFASLMENTQTLEPISGLLTPQLATSVTASCLNFVIIMILNFLYERIAIWITDMEIPRTHLEYENRLTMKMFLFQFVNYYSSCFYVAFFKGKFVGYPGAYTYMFNRWRNEECDPAGCLIELTTQLTIVMAGKQIWGNIQEAIVPWICNWWGRRKARSNPENLYSRWEQDHDLQIFGALGLFYEYLEMVIQFGFITLFVASFPLAPLLALMNNILEIRVDSWKLTTQYRRPVAAKAHSIGVWQEILNGMAILSVVTNAFIVAFTSDMIPRLVYYYAYSANEDSPMSGYINNSLSVFQISDFPDRNKPKVNPDNFVICRYRDYRYPPDHERKYLHTMQFWHILAAKMAFIIIMEHVVFIVKFFVAWMIPDVPADVKAKIKREKYLTQKILHEYELEKLKEKLCRGDTQATEKEFIATEGKVELSRAM; encoded by the exons GAGAAGAATGCAATGGACCTCTATGTGAAACTGTTTCAACAACAGGATCTGAAATCCCAAGCAGCTCTGAG CAGAGTGGAAGGAGATATAATCTGTTCCTGAAGCGACGTCTCAGG ATTGACAAAAGACATGAAAGCAAAGATTCTATTTTCTTCAGGGATGGTATCCGTCGAATCGATTTTGTTCTCTCCTATGTGGACGATCTTAataaagaatgggaaaaaaagttg gaaagaagaaaagaatttgagAACAATCTGCAAAAGGCTGGTTTGGAACTAGAAACAGAAGACAagaag GAGTCTGAAGATGGCAAAATTTATTTTGTGAAGATCCATGCCCCGTGGGAGGTTCTGATCACGTATGCAGAAGTGCTGAACATTAAAGTTCCCATCAAGGAAAATGATATTCCTTCGACGGTGGAGAACCCCTTGGATTGTATGCTTACGCCATTCAGGCTTCCTGAGAAGGTGATGCACCCTGAACCAGATTATTTCACTGCACCGTTCAGCAAGGAGAAGCAGGAGTTGTACCTCATTAATGATGAGAGCACTTTCTTCTCACCGTCCATGAGAAACAGAATA GTTTATTATATTTTAACACGTTGCCCATATGGaacagaagaagggaagaaaaagtttGGGATTAAAAGACTGCTAAATAATGGCACCTATTCAGCTGCATATCCTCTTCATGAT TGCCAgtactggaaaaaggcaaatgatCCGAACTGTGACAGTGAGAGATACACGCTGTACATGGAGTGGGCCCGTTTCTTACGATTCTACAAAGAACAGCCTTTGGATCTCATCAG GAAGTACTATGGCGAGAAGATTGGAATCTATTTTGCCTGGCTAGGATTTTACACTGAGATGTTATTCCTTGCAGCAGTTGTTGGGTTAATCTGTTTTCTCTACGGCTTGTTTACAATGGATGAAAATATGAGCAG caAAGAAATCTGTGACCCTGCAATTGGAGGAGAGATCATCATGTGCCCTCTATGTGACCGAGAGTGTGACTACTGGAAACTAAACACCACCTGTGCATCTTCAGAG TATTCCCATTTGTTTGATAACGTGGCAactcttttttttgccattttcatgGGCATATGGG TTACTCTTTTCTTGGAGTTCTGGAAGAGACGGCAAGCTAGACTGAAATATGAGTGGGACTTGGTTGATTTTgaagaagaacagcagcagctccagctgaggCCTGAGTATGAAGCCAAATGTACCCAAAAGAAGAAGAACCCTGTAACTCAG GAGATGGAGCCTTATTTGCCTCTAACTAGCCAGGCTGTTCGGTTCTGCATCTCAGGAACTACAGTGTTGTTCTGG GTATCTCTGATTATAGCTAGCATGATAGCTGTGATTGTGTATCGTCTTGCAGTGTATGCTGCCTTTGCCAGCCTCATGGAGAATACTCAGACTTTAGAACCCATCAGTGGATTACTGACACCTCAGCTGGCAACTTCAGTCACAGCCTCATGCCTGAATTTTGTCATCATCATGATACTTAATTTCTTGTATGAGAGAATAGCTATCTGGATTACTGATATGG AGATTCCCAGAACTCATCTGGAGTACGAGAACAGGCTCActatgaaaatgtttctgttccAGTTTGTCAACTACTATTCATCCTGCTTCTACGTGGCCTTCTTCAAGGGGAAGTTTGTTGGTTATCCAGGTGCATACACATACATGTTTAATCGCTGGCGAAATGAAGAG TGTGATCCTGCAGGCTGCTTGATAGAATTGACGACACAGCTCACCATAGTCATGGCTGGCAAACAGATCTGGGGAAATATCCAAGAGGCCATTGTACC CTGGATTTGCAACTGGTGGGGACGCCGGAAAGCAAGAAGTAATCCAGAAAATTTATACAGTCGCTGGGAGCAGGACCATGATCTGCAAATATTTGGAGCCTTGGGCCTATTCTATGAATATCTAGAAATGG tAATTCAGTTTGGATTTATTACTCTCTTTGTGGCCTCCTTTCCTCTGGCTCCCCTTCTTGCTCTGATGAATAATATTTTGGAGATCCGAGTAGACTCCTGGAAGTTGACCACTCAGTACAGGAGACCTGTTGCTGCCAAAGCACACAGCATAGGAGTTTGGCAAGAAATCCTGAACGGAATGGCCATCTTGTCTGTTGTCACTAAC gcttttattGTTGCATTCACATCAGATATGATTCCTCGTTTAGTTTACTACTATGCATATTCTGCAAACGAAGACTCACCTATGTCTGGATACATAAACAATAGTTTGTCAGTGTTTCAAATCTCAGATTTTCCTGACAGAAACAAGCCGAAAGTGAATCCAGATAATTTTGTCATATGCAG GTACAGAGACTATCGATATCCTCCAGATCATGAGAGGAAATATTTACACACTATGCAGTTCTGGCACATTCTTGCTGCAAAAATGGCCTTTATAATTATTATGGAG CATGTTGTATTCATCGTCAAATTCTTTGTAGCATGGATGATTCCTGATGTCCCTGCAGACGTGAAAGCCAAAATAAAACGTGAAAAGTACTTAACACAGAAAATCCTACATGAGTATGAACTTGAAAAACTGAAGGAGAAGCTGTGTCGAGGTGATACACAAGCCACGGAAAAGGAGTTCATTGCCACAGAAGGGAAAGTGGAGTTATCCAGAGCAATGTAG